TCTCACTAGTTATTTTAAAAACTATAATATTTAAAATCAACAAACATATTAGTGATAACAAGTTATTTGAAAACAATCAATTAACTGAGGTTGGTTTAGTAACGATGTTGCAAAAATTAAGGCAAAGGGTTGAATTTAACACTTTAGATCAGCAAATAACATTTAAAAATCGAGATGGTGTTCCTAGTGATCCGAATATTTGAAATAGGTATGATTTTTACTTTGATATCTTAATAAATCACTAATAAAATTGTTATTAACTTTTACCGAAAAACTTAAAAAAGTGCCTAAAACCAGATGCTTTTTTAAAATTACCTTATCAAACTGGGAAACTCGGGGGGTCTACCCAAGTTTTTTATTTACTCTTTTTTGATAGTTAATTTGCCAATTTTGGCTTAAAAATAACTATCAAAGCAAAAACACTGAATTTTAAATATAACATGCACAAAAGAAAAAATCTACTTATTAATCAAATAAAGCAAACTAAAAAAACTAAAATTTTTAAACACTGCTTTTTTAGTTTAAAACACTAGAAAAATCAATTTATGGACAAAATAACAAAAATCATAAAAAATACAACTACTATTTAAACTCAATGCAAATAGAAAACTCATTTTTATTTAAATTGAGCCTAAAAAATATATGAAGTTTTGAAAGAACAATAACCAAAAGCCCTAAATTTGTAGATTTCTAAACGGTCAAATTTAAGGCATTCCATTATATTTAAAAACATAATGGATAATTCGCAATGTCTGATTTTTTTATGACAAAAACATCCTTGATTCCCCCTTAATTCTTATTTCAAAATTTATTAACTATTCTTAGTAAGTGTAATTATAACAGAAATTTTTTTTAGACCAAGCATTTTTTTTTTTTTTTCGCAAAAGGTTAATTTTATTGCATTCTACCGTGTTTAAATCATAGTTCAAAATTTGCATTATATGATTTTTTAGGCAAAAAACATGGATAAGCCTCTTAACCCAATATCAAAAAAATTTATTAATTATTCTTAGTGAGTCTAATTATAACTGAATTTTTTTACTAATTTATTGGTTTTTTACTAAATTAGTACACCAATTTCAGACTTATTCGAAAAAAGGTGTGTCAAAATGAAACAATACAAATTCACAATTGAAGAGAAATTTAAATACATCAAAATTGCCGAATCTAAAGGCTTAAAAAACGCAATTTTGGATTTTGCAGAAGAATTTAGAGAAATTTACAAAAACAAATCTAAAAGTAAAAAAACGGATAAAGAATGAATGTTGCATATATACGCTAATAATTTGATAAGAAATTGGCAAAAAAAGTTTTATAATAATGATATGAAAAGTTTAATTAGTACTCGTGGAAAAATCAAATCTCCGCGTAAACCAAAAAAGAAATATACAATTAATGATCTTTCTGAAAATGATCGTGAAGTTTATCAAGAGATAATGGAGAATGTTCTTAGAAGATACGGAATTGACCCCGCAATTGTTCTTGAGGAACTCAAAAAACGAAAACAAGAGCAAGAAAAAGATAAAAACAAAATCGAAAATTCCACTAGAATTTGTAGTGTTTTTAACATTAATCGCACTTCTATTTATGAGAAAATAAGGGTAAAAAAACCACCAAAGAAAATGATTTATGATGAAAAATTACTTGAGTGAATTCGTGAAAATTTCCATTTGAATCGAAAGGTAAAAGGCCGAGACATCCTATATAATATTTACATAAATCAGGGAAATTATGTAAGCACGTACGTGTTTCAAAAACACTACGAATTTTTAGGATTAAAATCAATTGCTTATAAAAGGCAAGGAAAACCAGCGCCAAAAGAGAAAAAGTTTACGCGAATTTGGACTGAAGATCATATCAAAGGTGAATTTAGCTCAGAAAATTTTGGTGAAAAATGGTTTGCTGATATTAAATTTATCAAAATTAACAACGAATGATTTTACCTACACTCAATTATTGAAACAAAATCCAATTACTTGCTCAATTTTTCGATTTCTAAAACAAGATTTTCAGAAGAAACTATAAACTTAGTGAAACAAACAATTAAAAAGTATAATATTGAACCAAAATTTTTCCATTCAGATCATGGTGTGGAATATGCAAACTACAAATTTGCTAATTTTTTAAAGCAAAATGGTATCCAACAATCAATGTCACCAAAAGGAAATGCTCTTGCAAACCGCCCTATTGAATATTTTTATGCAGTTTTTCAACGCGAATTAATTAATATTGAGGGTCAAAATTTTGAAAATGTGGCTATTGCTTATCAAAAAATAAGTTCATTTATTCATTGGTATAACTA
The DNA window shown above is from Mesomycoplasma ovipneumoniae and carries:
- a CDS encoding IS3 family transposase: MKQYKFTIEEKFKYIKIAESKGLKNAILDFAEEFREIYKNKSKSKKTDKEWMLHIYANNLIRNWQKKFYNNDMKSLISTRGKIKSPRKPKKKYTINDLSENDREVYQEIMENVLRRYGIDPAIVLEELKKRKQEQEKDKNKIENSTRICSVFNINRTSIYEKIRVKKPPKKMIYDEKLLEWIRENFHLNRKVKGRDILYNIYINQGNYVSTYVFQKHYEFLGLKSIAYKRQGKPAPKEKKFTRIWTEDHIKGEFSSENFGEKWFADIKFIKINNEWFYLHSIIETKSNYLLNFSISKTRFSEETINLVKQTIKKYNIEPKFFHSDHGVEYANYKFANFLKQNGIQQSMSPKGNALANRPIEYFYAVFQRELINIEGQNFENVAIAYQKISSFIHWYNYERPQSCLSYKTPSYYMR